The genomic region CGCTTGTGAGGAGTGAGATTGAGCGGTTTCGCCGGCTTGGTCGCGGGCGCATAACTCGCGGGTTGCGCAGCCGCCGGCGGCACGTGGTGGAACACCGCCTTGCAGCCGTCGCTGAGCAGCGCGCGCTGGCGGATCATGCAGGCGGTGACGCGATCGACATCGGGGATTTCCGAGCTGCACAGCCGCATGGCGTCGCTGGTGCACATCTGCTGCTGCTCGTCGGTGTAGGCAAAGGACGCCGAGGTCAGCAGACCGAGCGTGAGCGCGGTTGCCGCCAGCAATTTGCCGTGACGAAGCGCGGAAGCGGTGAAAGCCATCATGTCCCCCTTGTGATCGCGCCGAAGCAGCGCGTTGTCGAAGCCATCACTAGGCAGGCTTGGTTTCGGCAATTCTTCGTCGCCAGGGCAAAATGGTTTCGTCGCGCGGGCCGTTTGTTTCGTCAACCACACCCCGATCGGGGGTTACGGCGCCGCGGGCGCCGCTGCCCCTTCGAGCGCGAGCACGGCCTCGCGCTGGGCCTCCGGCATGGCGCGGATGCGGCGCCTCGCGGTGAGGCGGAGCGCGGCAAAGCCGCCGAGGAACACCACGATCTTGCTCACGATGCCGAAGATAGGCATCACGACAGCCCATGTCGTGATCTCGCAGGTCAGCGCGACGAAGGCGTTCACACCGGCGGAGACGAACATCAGGGCGACCCAGGCATAGCCGACCCTGACTGCGACATCGGGCACGACTTTCTGCGCGATCTCGGGCAGGTAGCGGTTGAGCCAGCAGGGTTTGAGCATCACGATGCCGACGATGGCGTAGATCACGCTCGGCTTGAACAGCACGAAGCGCGGGTCATGGGTCAGCAACGTGGCGGTGCCGGCGGCGACGACCAGGAACAGGCTGAGCCACTCCATGGTGTCGATCCGCTTGCCGCGCACCATCTGGACGCCGATCTGCACGACGCCGAATGCGACGCCGAGGCCGACCGCAAGCGCGGTGTTGTGCGTCAGCAGGAACAGCACCAGAAAGACAAGCGTCGAGGCGAGATCGAGGGCCAACAGCCTTGCCGCGGTGAGGAAGTGCTTCATTGATTGCCAATCGCCCGCAGGTTCAATTCATTTTCGACAATGCGGCTCTTATAGCGGGTCCGGCGACCCACATGAAGCGACCGCCGGGCAGATACAAGCCATTACCTGGAGGCGACTCGCCAAACTCGATGTCCGCCCGGCCGTTGCACAGCAGCGGACATCAGGTCGTACTCGCGGGCGAGCCGGCCGCTTCCAGGTCTGACCAATGCAGAACACGCCACTGAAGGCGCGGCCCTGCGCGCGCATCGCATGCGAGCCCTCTCATCGCGATCGTCGCGTCGTGGTTGCGGCCGGAGTGAACGCAAAAAAGTAAAGCGCCCGGCGGGAGCGGCCGCCGGGCGCTGAACTCATGCCTGGTCGAATGTTCTAGAACACGCCGAGAATAATGGCGCCGACGAAGGCTAACGCGATGTACGCGGCCACAATGCTCAGCTTGCTCAGCAGAGGACTCGCGAAATCCATTGGGGAAACTCCCTCGGTTCACAACGCTGCCCGATTAACGTCAAAGTTAGCAAGGGGTTCCAGGCCGAAAAAGTCAGTCTTGTTGTCAGGCCCGCTATTCGCGGCAATGCCGCATTGCGATGCGCGGCTCAAATAGCCGCCGAATCAAGGCGTTGACGCGCCGCAAATATATTCGGCGGCGGTGCCGGTTCCAGGCGCCGGATAACGGTACCGTTCGGATGTCCGTCGGTTGCTCTCGCTTCTGCCGTACGCATCGTGAGCCTGTGTCGTTGCGCCGCAAGGCAGCATCGTCATTTGTTGTGCGCCTGTCACAAACCATACCCAGATTGCCGCCGGAATGACCGGGGCTCACCCCCGGTAACGTATTTGGGGGCGTTACGTGAAATCTGAGTTTCTGAGCCGCGCAAGCCGGCTTGCGCTGGCTATTTCTGCGACTTCGTTGGGGTTCTCCTCTCCGGCACTGGCCGCAAGCTTCAGCACTCCTCCGAACAGCACGACGGCGCAGACCGTCTCTAATAATGACACCGGCGCGGTCGCCGCCGGCAGCAGCCTGTCGGTGACGGGCACCGCGATCACCTGGATCACCGGCCTGTCGTCGCCCGGCGTCGTCATCACCAACAATGGCACCATCTCGGCGACCTCGCGCGGCATCGACACCTCGAGCAGCGCCATCAGCGGCAATCTCACGCTGATCAACAATGCCGGCGCGGTCTTCGCCGCGTCCAACGATGCATTCCGGATCAATGGCGGCCTGAGCAGCGGGTCGGTCACCGTCGACAATGCCGGCACCGTCCAGTCGACGGGCAACGGCCGCGTCTTCGACTTCGTCAACGCGACGTCGAACACCACCGTGTTCTCGATCACCAACCAGAGCGGCGGCACCATCAGGTCATCAGGCAGCGACGTGATGCGGATCGGCGGCGGAACCACCACGATTACCAATTCCGGCCTGATCGACGCGACCAATACGGCCGGGTCTCGCGCGATCCGCGCCACCACCAATCTCAACAACGTGATCTCGCTGTCGGTCGTCAACAATGCGGGCGCGACGATCCAGTCGGCGGACGACGCCATCCAGATCAACGGCGCGTCGGGCAGCAACAGCACGACGGCGGCCAGGTTCTCGGTCGACAATGCCGGCACCATCAAATCGGCGACCGGCCAGGCGATCGACTTCGACAATCTCACCTCGACCGCCGCGAGCCTTCACATCACCAACCGTGCGACCGGCCTGATCACCGCGGCCAATGCGGATGCGATCCGTCCGGGCGAGAACTTCACGATCGACAATTACGGCCAGATCATCGCCAATGGCACGATCGATCCGGCAACCGGCCGGCCCAGCGCCGATGCGATCGATCTTCAGGGCGGCCACAACGGCACCGTCAACAACTATGCCGGCGGCCTGATCTCGGGTGCCAAGAACGGCACCGCGGGCGACGCCGGCACCATCACGGTCAACAATTTTGCCGGCGCAACCATCATCGGCCGCAACGGTGCGGGCGTCGGCGGCGGCAACGCCATTGTCACCAATTACGGCACCATCACCGGGGCGATCGACGGCGTGTCGACGCGCAGCGATGGCGACGGCATTGATATCGACAATGTCCTGACGCTGACCAATTACGGCATCGTGCAGGGCACCGGCGCGACCGGCGCCGACGACGGCGGCCGCTTCAACAACAGCGAAGGCCTTGCGATCGGCGGCGGCACCATCCGCAACTACGGCACCATCAGCGGCGCCGCGGCGGGCATCGTCGTCAACAACGATTCAAATCCGGACCATTCGCGCAGCGGATCGGTGGCGCTCGACCTGATCAACTATGCCGGCGCCACCATCGTCGGCAACAACAGCTATGCGATCCGCTCCGAGAACAAGACCGGCAATGCCGCCGTCGACAACGACAGGATCGTCAACTACGGCACCATCATCGGCAACGGCACGATTCCCGATCCCAATGGCGTTACGCTGCTGCAGAACGGCACGCCCGATACCGGCTCGGTCGGTACGCTGAACGGCGTGACCTATACCGGTACCGGCTCGACCCGCTTCATCCGCGGCGACGGCGCAGCGATCCAGACCGGCGAGGGCGCCGACGTGCTGTCGAACTACGGCACCATCATCGGCAATACCGGCCGCGCGATCAGCATGGAAGGCGGCGACGACACGCTCAATCTCTATGGCGGCTCGACCATCACCGGGCGGATTGATGGTGGGGTCGGCGCCGATACGCTCAATCTGTTCGGTCCGGGCACGGGCACGCTCTCGAACGTGATCAATTTCGAGGTGCTCAACGTGCAGGGCGGCGTCTGGACCGTGACCGACGCGCAGAGCTACCAGAACGGCGCCACCATCGGTTCTGGCGCGACGCTGCTGGTCAATGGCTCGCTTGGCAATGCCGTGACCGTCAATGCCGGCGGCACGCTCGGCGGCAATGGCAGCGTCGGCAATGTCCTGGTCGATGGCGGCACGCTGTCACCGGGCAATTCGATCGGGACGCTCACGGTGCAGGGCAGCCTGACCTTCACCACCGCATCCACCTATCTGGTCGAAGTGTCGGCCGCGGCGTCCGATCGCACCAACGTGACAGGCGCGGCAACGCTCGGCGGCGCCGCGGTCAACGCGTCCTTCACCGGCACCACGTTCCAGAAGCAGTACACCATCCTCAACGCGGCCGGCGGTGTCAGCGGCAGCTTTGCCGGGCCGGTCAACAGCAATTTGCCATCGAACCTCATCTCCAGCCTGAGCTATGACGCCAACAACGTCTATCTCAATTTGGCGCTGAATTTTGCCGCAACCGGAAAGCTCAGCGGCAATCAGGCCGCGGTCGGCAATGCGATCACCAACTCGTTCAACAGCACCGGCAGCGTTACCGCCGCATTCGGCGTGCTGACTCCGGCCGGGCTGACGCAGGCGTCGGGCGAACTCGGCACCGGCTCGCAGCAGACCACCTTCGATGCCATGAACATGTTCCTCGGCGTCATGACGGATTCCTTCACCGAAGGGCGCGGCGGCATGTCTGCAAATGGCGGCGCGTCGCAATTCGCCGGCGACACCATGAGCTACGCATCGACCGGGATGTCGCGTGCGAAGGCCGCGCGCGATGCCTATGCCGCGATCTATCGCAAGGCGCCGCCGCAACAGACGTTCGAGCAGCGCTGGAGCGTCTGGGCGGCGGGTTTCGGCGGCGGGCAGAGCACCGATGGCGGCACCGCCGTCGGATCGAATTCGACGACGAGCCGCATTTTCGGTGTCGCCGTCGGCGCCGACTACCGGATCTCGCCCGACACGATCGCGGGCCTTGCGCTCGCCGGCGGCGGTACCAATTTCACCGTGGCCAATGCACTCGGCGGCGGACGCTCCGACCTGTTCCAGACCGGCGCCTTCATCCGTCATGGATTCGGGCCGGCCTATCTGTTGGGCGCGCTGGCCTATGGCTGGCAGGACGTCACCACCGATCGCACCGTGACGATCGCCGGCATCGACCGGCTGCGCGCGCAGTTCAACGCCAATGCGCTCTCTGGCCGGATCGAAGGCGGCTATCGCTTCATCACGCCGTGGTCGCTGGCGTTGACGCCCTATGCCGCCGGACAGTTCACGACCTACGATCTGCCGTCCTATGCCGAGCTGGTGCTGTCGGGATCGAGCGCGTTCGCGGTGGCCTATGGCGCCAAGACCGTTACCGCCACGCGCAGCGAACTCGGCGTCCGCAGCGATCGCTCGATCGCGTTGCAGGATGGCATTCTCAGCCTGCGCGGCCGCCTTGCCTGGGCGCACGACTACAACACCGATCGCAGCGTTGCCGCGACATTCCAGACGCTGCCGGGCGCGTCCTTCGTGGTCAACGGCGCGGCGCCGGCGAGCGATGCGGTGCTCACCACCGCGAGCGCGGCGATGAACTGGACCAGCGGCTGGTCGGCGGCGCTCACCTTCGAAGGCGAGTTCTCCGATGTCACGTCGTCCTATGGCGGCAAGGGTGTCGTTCGCTACACGTGGTGATGACGATCATTCTCGGCAGGGCGCGCGTCACCCTGCCGGGTTCCGCCGCATGGTTAAGGACAGCTGAAAACAACGCATCGAAATGCGTTGAAGAGTCTTTAATCAAATTCGCAGAACCTCCGCGCCATGACGCGTGGAGTTCGTTTGTATCTCGTCGGCTCCCTTGTCCTTGTGTCGCTTGCTGGTTGCGGTCGCGGTCTGTTTCAGACTGCCGAGCGCGAACCGTGGCGGGCCGAGGCCGAGGCCGCATGCCTGAAGTCGGGCGCGGTCAAGGAGAGCGCCGATCTCGTCCGCATTGATCCGATCTCCGGTCCCGGCGTCTGCGGCGCCGAGTTCCCGCTCAAGGTCGCCGCGCTCGGTGAAGCCAGTTCAGCTTACGGATTTGCCGACGACAGCCTGCGTCCGCCGGCATCAGTCGGCAACCAGCCGCGCTGGCCGATCAACCGCCAGCCGTCTCCGCCGCCCGCGCAGGCGCCGTATTCCAATCAGGCCGTCGGCCAGCCGAGCTATGGCAATGAGCCGAGCTATGGCAACCGTCAGAATGGGCCGGTCTCGCTGTCGGCGCCCGGCGTTCCGCCGCAGCAGGACGAGATCGATTTGCCGCCGGATGGCTCGCCCGACGCCAGGGGCGAGCGACCTTATTATCCGGGCCTGCCCTCCAATCCGCAGCGCGACAGCGCGGCCGCGCCCTATTCACCGGCACCGTATTCCCAGCAGCCGCCCGGCGCGCCACCGCCGCCGCGGCTCGGTCCCTCGAGCGGCAATGCGGTGGTGACGGTCGGCCCGGTCGCAGTGAAGCCGGCGGCAACGCTGGCGTGCCCGATCGTCTCGGTGCTCGAGCGCTGGCTCGCCGATTCCGTGCAGCCTGCGGCGCAGCGCTGGTTCGGCGCGCGTGTCGTCGAGATCAAGCAGATCTCGGCCTATTCCTGCCGCGGCATGAACGGCAATTCGCACGCGCATATTTCCGAGCACGCCTTCGGCAATGCGCTCGACATCGCAGCCTTTACGCTGGCTGACGGTCGCCGCATCACCGTGAAGGATGGCTGGAAGGGCCTGCCGGAAGAGCAGGGCTTTCTGCGCGATGTCCAGGCCGCCGCCTGCCAGCAATTCACCACGGTGCTGGCGCCGGGGTCCAACGTCTATCACTACGACCACATCCATGTGGATCTGATGCGCCGGGCCAGCCGGCGCCTGATCTGCCAGCCCGCCGCCGTCTCGGGCGAGGAGGTCGCGGCGCGTGCCGGCGGCCGTAACCCCTATGCAACGCGCGAACCTTATGTCACAGGATCGCTCGGCGGCAGAAAGCCGGCCCCGCGGGGTAAGGCGGGGGTCAACGAAGAAGACGAATTCGCCGACGAATAGGGGCGCGTCTGATACCCGTATTTTTACTGGGTGACACCGTGCAAACGGTAGCCACTTTTGTTGCATATGCTCGCTGAGTCGGGCGCACCCGGCTGATTGTTTGGGGGATAGCTTTGCAAGACGCGCCGATCATTCTCGTCATCGAAGACGATCGTGATCTTCAGATGATGGTGGAGGACGCCCTGAGAGACGGCGGCTATGAGCCGGCGATCGCAGGTTCGGGCGAGGAAGCCCTGACGCTGCTGAAGGCGTTCCGCACCAAATACAGTGCACTGGTCACCGACATTCGCCTGCTCGGCCGGCTCGACGGCTGGCGTGTGGCGCGCGGCGCGCGCGAGATCGATCCGTCATTCCCGGTGCTCTACATCACCGGCGGCGGCGGCGACGAGTGGCCGACCAGGGGCGTGCCGGACAGCGTGCTGCTGAACAAGCCGTTCTCGCCCGATGAACTGGTTGCGGCCGTGGCGAAGCTGCTCGAGAATGCCGCGTAGGCCTCAGCGATTGATCGCCCGCGCGAAATCGGCGATGCGGACGTTGGACGGGGCAAACGTGTTTTCCAGGCCGGCATGAATGACTTCGCACAGTCGATCACGGCGGCAGCTTCCCTGATAGCCGGTCGCGATCCGGTCCTGCTCGGGATCGTCGCATTGTCGTTGCGTGTCAGCCTGCTGGCGAGCCTGCTCGCGCTGTTGATCGGCGCGCCGATCGGCGGCTGGCTTGCGATATCGAGGTTTCGCGGACGGCAGGTGGTGATCGTGCTCGCCAATGCCTGTCTCGGCCTGCCGCCGGTCGTGGTCGGCCTCGGGCTTTATCTCCTGCTGTCGCGATCCGGACCGTTGGGCTTCGCCGGGCTGTTGTTCACGCCGACGGCGATGGTGGTGGCGCAGGTCATCCTGGCGACGCCGATCGTGGTTGCGCTGGTGCATCGTCCGGTCGCGCTGCTGTGGGCGGAATATGCCGACCTGATCCGCACCGACGGCCTGTCCCGCCTGCGCAGCCTTGCGCTGGTGTTCTCGCTCGGCCGCGCCTCGCTGCTCACCGCGTTCCTCGCCGCGTTCGGCCGCGCCATCGCGGAGGTCGGCGCCATCATCATCGTGGGCGGCAATATCAGCGGCTATACGCGAACGATGACGACCGCGATCGCGCTCGAGACCAGCAAGGGCGAGCTGGCGCTCGGCCTCGGGCTCGGCGTCATCCTGCTTGCGCTGAGCGTCAGCGTCAGCACGATCGCGTTTCTGCTAGTGCGCGGCGTTGGGGAAAAATAGCTGCTCGCCGCCGACCTTGTAGCCGGCGATGGCCGACTGCCCGGCCTGCGAGATCAGCCAGTCGATGAAGGCCTGGCCGTCCGCGGCCTTCACCGTCGGATGCTTCGCCGGATTGACCAGCATCACGCCGTACTGGTTGAACAGCCGCCGGTCGCCTTCGGTCAGCACGGCGAGTTCGCCGCGGTTCTTGAACGACAGCCAGGTGCCGCGGTCGGACAGCACATAGGCATTCGACGCGGATGCCATGTTGAGCGCCGGACCCATGCCCTGGCCGATCTCGCGATACCACTGGCCCTTCGCTGAGCCGAGATTGACGCCGGCCGCTTTCCAGAGCCGCAGCTCGGCCTCGTGCGTGCCGGAGTGGTCGCCGCGCGAGATGAAGGCCGATTTGGTCGCGGCGATCTTACGCAGGGCGTCCGCGACGTCCTTGTCGCCGGCGATATGCGCCGGATCGGCCGCCTTCGGGCCGACGATGACGAAGTCGTTGTACATCACGTCATATCGCCTGGTCGCAAAGCCCTCGGCCAGGAACTTCTCTTCGGCCACACGATCATGCACGAACACGACATCGGCATCGCCGCGCCGTCCGATGTCGAGCGCCTGTCCGGTGCCGACCGCGACCACCTTCACGGCAATGCCCGAGGCCTCCGAGAAGCGCGGCAGCAGATAGCCGAACAGGCCGGACTGCTCGGTCGATGTCGTCGAGGCCACGATGATGGACCGGGTCTGCGCGAGCGTCGGGCCGGCGAACAACAGCGCGGCGGCGATCAGGAGGTTTCGAACGAACGATGCCATGTGAATGCTGCTTATCGGAGAATGATGTCGGTCACCTTGCCGCATTTCGTCCGGTGACGCAAAGCAGGCGCGATGTCGCGCGCTGCGATTGGCGGTGCTAGGGTCGCCCCGAACGAAGCAATAAGAAGGGATATCGGATCATGGCAGCAGAGAAGGTCGCGCTAGTTACCGCGGGCGGCAGCGGCATGGGAGCGGCGGCGGCGCGGCGCCTCGCGGCCGATGGTTTCCGCGTTGCGATCCTGTCGTCGTCGGGCAAGGGCGAGGCGCTGGCGAAGGAGCTCGGCGGCCTCGGCTTCACTGGTTCGAACCGTTCCAACGATGATCTGAAGCGCGCCGTCGACGGCGTGGTGGCGCGCTGGGGCCGCATCGATGCGTTGGTCAACAGCGCCGGCCACGGCCCGCGCGCGGGTGTGCTCGAACTGACCGACGAGCAGTGGCACACCGGTCTCGACGTCTATCTGATGAACGTGATCCGCCCGACGCGTCTCGTCGCGCCTCACATGCAGGCGCAGAAGTCGGGGGCGATCGTCAACATCTCCACCGCCTGGGCGTTCGAGCCGAGCGCGATGTTTCCGACCTCGGCGGTGTTCCGCGCCGGGCTCGCCGCGTTCACAAAACTGTTCACCGACAGCTACGCCGCCAGCAATGTGCGCATGAACAACGTGCTGCCGGGCTGGATCGACAGCCTGCCGGCAACCGACGAGCGGCGCGACAGCGTGCCGATGAAGCGCTATGGCAAGGCGGAAGAGATCGCCGCAACCATCAGCTTCCTCGTCTCCGACGGAGCGGGCTACATCACCGGCCAGAACATCCGCGTCGACGGCGGTTTGATGCGGTCGATTTGAGGCAACTGGTAAACCCGTCATCTTCAAGGCAAGTGAGTTTGTGACTCACAAGCGGCACCAAATGTTCGCCGGGACGACATCAAAGTGTGCGGCGCCGTTCGTACCCGTTGCGTCGCCACAACGTACGTCACCACTTGCGTCTACGCGCTGCGCGGCGCGCTCCAGGCCGCGGGCGTCACAATTGCGGCGACCTCTGATTGCGTTTGTCGTGATGACAAACTGAAAGCGCAGGGCTAGCCTTCCGTCAAATCAAAACATACGGGAGGAATGGCATGCCAGACGCAGCAGTTGCAGCACGCGCTTCAGACTCCACGCAGAGCGGAACCACGCAGCAGGTCGACGTTGCGGTGGTCGGCGCCGGCTTCGCCGGACTTTACCTGCTGCATCGGTTGCGCAAGGCGGGTTTCTCGGCGGTTGCGCTCGAAGAGGGCGCCGACGTCGGCGGCACCTGGTACTGGAATCGCTATCCCGGCGCACGCTGCGACATCCAGACCATCGACTACAGCTACACGTTCGATCCCGAGCTCGATCAGGCCTGGACCTGGTCGGAGAAATACGCCACCCAGCCGGAAATCCTGCGCTATCTCGGCTTCGTCGCCGACCGCTACGATCTGCGTCGCGACATCAGGTTCGGCACCAAAGTCACGCAGGCGACCTGGAACGATGCGACCGGACGCTGGCAGATCGCGACCAACAACGGCGCCAACGTCTCGTGCCGCTACTACATCATGGCGACGGGCTGCCTGTCGTCGCCGAAGCCGCCGGAGATCGACGGCGTCAAGGACTTCAAGGGCGAGATCTATTTCACCGGCCGCTGGCCGCATCAGGGCGTCGATCTCAAGGGCAAGCGCGTTGCCGTGATCGGCACCGGATCGTCGGGCATTCAGTCGATTCCCTTGATCGCCGAGCAGGCCGCGCAACTCACCGTGTTCCAGCGCACGCCGAACTTCGCGCTGCCTGCGGGCAACGGCCCGGCGCCGGAGGATCGCAAGACCTATTTCGAGAGCGACCGCGCCGCCTATCGCGAGCAGGCGCGCTGGTCGATGGCCGGCGTGCCCTATCCGCAGCAGACCGTGGTGAGCTGGCAACTGAGCGATGCCGAACGCCGCGAGCGGTTCGAGAAGGCGTGGGCGGCGGGCGACCTTGTCCACATCCTGACCCAGCTCTGGGCCGACCAGGCCGTCGATGTCGACGGCAACAGACTGGTCGCCGATCTGATCCGCGAGAAGATCGGCGCCGTGGTCAAGGATCCGGAGACGGCGGCGGCGCTTGCCCCGCATGATCATCCGTTCGGCGCCAAGCGTCCGTGCCTCGATACCAATTACTACGCGACCTACAACCGTCCGAACGTGACGCTGGTGAATTTGCGGCAGGAGCCGATCAAGGCGATCACCGCCAGCGGCATCTCGACCGACAAGCGCAGCTTCGATGTCGACGTCATCGTGTTCGCCACCGGTTTCGACGCGATGACCGGCGCCATCATGGCGGTGCATCCGATCTCCGGCCGTGGCGGCAAGTCGCTGTCGGACGTCTGGGCGCATGGACCGCAGACCTATCTCGGCGTCACCGTCGCGGGCTTCCCCAATCTGTTCATGATCACCGGTCCCGGCAGCCCGTCGGTGCTGTCGAACATGGCTGTCTCGATCGAGCAGCATGTCGATTGGGTGGTGGAACGGATCGCCGCGCTTCGCGACGCCGGCTTCACCACGATGGAAGCGACAGAGACCGCGCAAGCCGGCTGGGAACGGCACATGGCCGACTGCGCGACGCTGACGCTGCACCGGCTCGCCAATACCTGGTACACGGGCGCCAACGTACCCGGCAAGCCGCAAGGCGTGATGCCTTATACGGGCGGCGTCGGTCCGTATCGCAGCATCTGCAACGAGGTGGTCGGCCGCGGCATGCTCGGCTTCAAGCTCTCGGGTCCCGGCGTTGCCGAGCAATGCAATGACGGCGAGGTCGTGCGCTTGCAGCCGGATGTGCGGCTGGTGCTGAACCTGCTCGGCGAGATGAATCTGCCGCCGCTCGAGACGATGGGGGCGCAGGGCACGCGCGACTTCCTCACCGAGTTCAACAAGGGGCGTCCTGCCGGCCGCCCGGTCGGCGAGGTCGGCAGCGGCATGCTGCAGGGCGCGGACGGTCCGCTGCCGTACAAGCTCTACCGGCCGGCGACGCCGGGGCCGCATCCGATCGCGGTGTATTTCCACGGCGGCGGCTGGGTGCTCGGCGACGAGATGTCGGACGATCCGTTCTGCCGCGACCTGTGCCGTCGCACCGGCATGATCATCGTCAGCGTCGGCTATCGCCACGCGCCCGAGCATCGCTTCCCGGCCGCGGCCGAGGACGGCTATGCAGCGGCGCGCTGGATCGCGGCCCACACCGCCGAGCTCGGCGGCAGGGCAGGGCCGCTGCTGGTCGCCGGCTGGAGCGCCGGCGGCAACATCGCGGCCGTCACCTGCCAGCTCGCGCGCGATCGCGGCGGGCCCGAGATCGCGGGCCAGCTCCTGATCTGTCCGGTCACCGACTCCACATTCGACCGGCCGTCCTATGTCGACAACGCGACCGGCTATTTCCTGACCCGCGGGCTGATGTACTGGTTCTGGGACCTGTACTGCTCGCCGGCCGACCGCACCGACCCGCGCGTCGCGCCGCTGCGCGGCAAGCTCGAAGGCCTGCCGCCGGCGTTCATCGCGACCAGCGAGTTCGACCCGCTGCGCGACGAGGGCATCGCCTATGGCGACGCGCTCGCCAAGGCTGGCGTCAAGGTCGAGCAGCTCAAGGCGCAGGGCCACTTCCACTCGTCGTTCGTGATGGTCGACGTCATCATCACCGGCGTCAGCGGCCGCGTGAAGATGGCGAAGGCGCTGCGGCGCTTCGCCGGCCTGCCCGAGGAGATCGAGCAGGACAACGTTGCGACGCCGGAGGTCAACGCGGCGGCGAACTAGTGCGGGAATGTGATCAGGTGGCGCGTCATGCCCGGGCTTGTCCCGGGCATCCACCTGTTGTCGCGGGGGCGTTCCGCCAAAATATCGAAAACAACCCCATGCAAAGTAGCCGGCGGCGGCTGGCGCTCGACCAGGCGACTTGACACGTCGGGCAACTCAGGGGCATATTTCCAATATTCCGAAATCTATGCGGACGCGCCGGAATGCCGCATCCTTGCCGTGCGACGTCGTCGCGTCATGCCCTAGCCGAGCTCGAACGTCGTGACGCCGAACACGCGATCGATCCGCAATGGCGGGATCGCGCCGGTATACATCCGTGCGGTCTCGAACACCGGTAACAGCCCGAGGTCTTGCGCCAGCGCGACGGCGTCGCGGTTGATCGCGGGGACGTCGAGGAAGATCTCGCCGCCGCCTGCGCTCGCGAGCAATGCCGACAGGATGGCCTCGGCGCCGGCGCGGTCATCGGCGATGAGCGGGCCGATCTTGCGGCCGGTCCGGCAGGGGCGGATCACGCCCCAGCCGGCCAGCCTGCCGTCGCGCATCAGCGCGCGCCCGACATGTCCCGGCGTATTGATCCAGCTGCGCAGGAAGGCGGGGCGCGGGGCCGGAAACACCGTGGCGTCATCGGCTTCGATCAGCGCCATAGGCACATCGCTCAGCGCGACGATGCGGGCTTTCGGCGCAGATGGTGCGGCGACGGTGCCGCCATAGCGCACATTGGCGTAGGCAAGCGCGAAGCCGGACTTCTGGTAGTTCGCCTGCTGCGCCACCACGCCATCGAGCCCGATCACGCGCGGGCGCGCATGTGCGATGGCCGCATTCCAGATCTTCAGGCCGTGGCCGCGGCCGCGCAGGTCCGGGCGCACGATGTAGAAGCCCAGGAAGGAAAATTGCGCGCCGTAATTGACGCAGGAGATCACCGCGGCAGGCGCGCCATCGAGCTCGCCGATGGAGAAACCCTGCGGGTCCTCGGCGGCAAAGCAGGGCGCATCGGCGAGACCCGGATTCCATCCCTCCGCCGCGGCCCAGTCCACCGCGAGCGCGATCTCGTCCGGCCGCATGTGTCGGATG from Bradyrhizobium elkanii USDA 76 harbors:
- a CDS encoding ABC transporter permease; amino-acid sequence: MNDFAQSITAAASLIAGRDPVLLGIVALSLRVSLLASLLALLIGAPIGGWLAISRFRGRQVVIVLANACLGLPPVVVGLGLYLLLSRSGPLGFAGLLFTPTAMVVAQVILATPIVVALVHRPVALLWAEYADLIRTDGLSRLRSLALVFSLGRASLLTAFLAAFGRAIAEVGAIIIVGGNISGYTRTMTTAIALETSKGELALGLGLGVILLALSVSVSTIAFLLVRGVGEK
- a CDS encoding SDR family oxidoreductase, whose amino-acid sequence is MAAEKVALVTAGGSGMGAAAARRLAADGFRVAILSSSGKGEALAKELGGLGFTGSNRSNDDLKRAVDGVVARWGRIDALVNSAGHGPRAGVLELTDEQWHTGLDVYLMNVIRPTRLVAPHMQAQKSGAIVNISTAWAFEPSAMFPTSAVFRAGLAAFTKLFTDSYAASNVRMNNVLPGWIDSLPATDERRDSVPMKRYGKAEEIAATISFLVSDGAGYITGQNIRVDGGLMRSI
- a CDS encoding flavin-containing monooxygenase; the encoded protein is MPDAAVAARASDSTQSGTTQQVDVAVVGAGFAGLYLLHRLRKAGFSAVALEEGADVGGTWYWNRYPGARCDIQTIDYSYTFDPELDQAWTWSEKYATQPEILRYLGFVADRYDLRRDIRFGTKVTQATWNDATGRWQIATNNGANVSCRYYIMATGCLSSPKPPEIDGVKDFKGEIYFTGRWPHQGVDLKGKRVAVIGTGSSGIQSIPLIAEQAAQLTVFQRTPNFALPAGNGPAPEDRKTYFESDRAAYREQARWSMAGVPYPQQTVVSWQLSDAERRERFEKAWAAGDLVHILTQLWADQAVDVDGNRLVADLIREKIGAVVKDPETAAALAPHDHPFGAKRPCLDTNYYATYNRPNVTLVNLRQEPIKAITASGISTDKRSFDVDVIVFATGFDAMTGAIMAVHPISGRGGKSLSDVWAHGPQTYLGVTVAGFPNLFMITGPGSPSVLSNMAVSIEQHVDWVVERIAALRDAGFTTMEATETAQAGWERHMADCATLTLHRLANTWYTGANVPGKPQGVMPYTGGVGPYRSICNEVVGRGMLGFKLSGPGVAEQCNDGEVVRLQPDVRLVLNLLGEMNLPPLETMGAQGTRDFLTEFNKGRPAGRPVGEVGSGMLQGADGPLPYKLYRPATPGPHPIAVYFHGGGWVLGDEMSDDPFCRDLCRRTGMIIVSVGYRHAPEHRFPAAAEDGYAAARWIAAHTAELGGRAGPLLVAGWSAGGNIAAVTCQLARDRGGPEIAGQLLICPVTDSTFDRPSYVDNATGYFLTRGLMYWFWDLYCSPADRTDPRVAPLRGKLEGLPPAFIATSEFDPLRDEGIAYGDALAKAGVKVEQLKAQGHFHSSFVMVDVIITGVSGRVKMAKALRRFAGLPEEIEQDNVATPEVNAAAN
- a CDS encoding extracellular solute-binding protein → MASFVRNLLIAAALLFAGPTLAQTRSIIVASTTSTEQSGLFGYLLPRFSEASGIAVKVVAVGTGQALDIGRRGDADVVFVHDRVAEEKFLAEGFATRRYDVMYNDFVIVGPKAADPAHIAGDKDVADALRKIAATKSAFISRGDHSGTHEAELRLWKAAGVNLGSAKGQWYREIGQGMGPALNMASASNAYVLSDRGTWLSFKNRGELAVLTEGDRRLFNQYGVMLVNPAKHPTVKAADGQAFIDWLISQAGQSAIAGYKVGGEQLFFPNAAH
- a CDS encoding GNAT family N-acetyltransferase — encoded protein: MNDLSIRHMRPDEIALAVDWAAAEGWNPGLADAPCFAAEDPQGFSIGELDGAPAAVISCVNYGAQFSFLGFYIVRPDLRGRGHGLKIWNAAIAHARPRVIGLDGVVAQQANYQKSGFALAYANVRYGGTVAAPSAPKARIVALSDVPMALIEADDATVFPAPRPAFLRSWINTPGHVGRALMRDGRLAGWGVIRPCRTGRKIGPLIADDRAGAEAILSALLASAGGGEIFLDVPAINRDAVALAQDLGLLPVFETARMYTGAIPPLRIDRVFGVTTFELG